CGCGCGTAAAACAGAGCCGGATTCCATTCGGTTTCTCCTTGGCAGGTCACGCGGACGAAAGACCGCGCTCAACGCCCTGACAAGCGAGAACCGGTGGCAGTCACGCGGACAGTCGATGATCGTACAGCAGAGTTTGCGGTAATAGCTATGAAATGTCCGGCAGCCGGATTCGGGGTCAATCAACCATTCCAATGGGAGTCACGTGCTTTGTAAGGTTGGCCTAGCTCGTCGGCGTGTGCTCAAATTGCTCGTCGTCTCCGGGCGCGCATCACGCGCCTCGCATGCCGGCGCGCATTCAGGCGAAAGAGTGGGGAGCCAGTGACGAAGGAACCGACCGCGCCCGGCCCTCGCCCTCGATTAGCCCGATCCCGCAGGAGACGCAGGCTGCGACTGCGGGACTGGCGGGTGCGCGCGCGCCTGGTCGCGCTGATCGTCATCCCCACCGTGGTGGGCGTCGTGGTCGGCGCGCAGCAGGTCATCACCTCGTGGGCCGCGGCCGGCCAGTACCAGAACGTGCTGGACAAGGCTGTGCTCGGCGACTCCATCATCGAGCTGACCCACCGGCTCGCCCACGAACGCGACCTCGCGGTGCACTTCATCGCCGCCGGCCGCACGCCCGAGCGCGTAGAGCCGCTGCGCGAGGAGTTCGCCCCCGTCGACCAGGCGGCCGCCGCCGTCCGCGAGAAGGCCCGGGCGATCACCCCCGACCACGGGGAGGGCGCCTGGACCATCACCCAGCAGATGCTCAGCCGCCTGCCGGAGATCGCCGCCACCCGCGACACCGTGCTGAAGACCCAGCTGCTCGCCCTGCCCGCGCTGACGAAGTACTCCCAGATCATCAACGCCTTCGACCAGTTCCACGACCAGATCGGCCAGGGCGGCGACCAGGAGGCCCTGGCCAACAGCGTCCGGGCGCTGTCGGCCCTGTCCAAGGCGCACGACGCCGCCTCGCAGCAACGCGGCCTGCTCGCGGCGGTGGCCACCGTGGGCCGCTTCCAGAGCGGCGAGCTCGACCGGTTCATGGCCGCCCGCGCCCAGCAGGAGAGCGAGGTCGCCGTGTTCCGGTCGGTGGCCACGCTGGAGGAGCTGCAGACGTACGACGACACCGTCACCGGCACACTCGTGGACCGCGCCGAGGTGATCAGGCTGCGCGCGCTGGCCCAGGTCACCGAGGGCGGCCGCATCGACATCGACCCGGAGGGCGACGACGACGCCGACCGCTGGTTCGAGGCGATCAGCGGCACCGTCGACGGCATGTGGACGGTGCAGCGGCGCCTCGGCGAGTCGATCATCGTGCAGAGCCGCACGCTACAGGACACCGCGCGCCACGAGGCGCTCCTGGCCGCGACCTACAGCCTGCTGCTGCTGCTCGCGGTCCTGATCGTCACCGCCATCATGGCCCGGTCGCTGGTCAGGCCCCTGCGCAGGCTGCGCACGGAGGCGCTGCACATCGCCGGCGTCCGCCTGCCCAGGACCGTGCGCACACTGCGCGAGACCGGAGACGCGTCCACCGTGCCCATCGTCCCCATCGGGGTCGACTCACTGGACGAGGTCGGTGAGGTCGCCCGGGCCTTCGACGAGATCCACTGCCAGGCCGTCCGGCTGGCCGGCGAGGAGTCCAGGCTGCGTGCCGACGTCAACGCCATGTTCGTCAGCCTGTCCAGGCGCAGCCAGACCCTGGTGCAGCGGCAGATCAAGCTCATCGACGGGCTGGAGCGGGGCGAGCAGGACGAGCGGCGCCTGGCCAGCCTGTTCACCCTCGACCACCTGGCCACACGCATGCGGCGCAACAATGAGAACCTGCTGCTGCTGGCCGGGCAGGCGCCTCCCCGCCGGTGGAACCGGCCGGTCAGCGTGGCCGACGTCGTACGCGCGTGCCTGTCAGAGGTGGAGAACTACGAACGGGTCCAGGCCAGGATCACCACCCGCAGCGCGGTCTCCGGGCAGGCGGTCAACGACATCATCCACCTGCTGGCCGAGCTGGTGGAGAACGCGCTGTCGTTCTCGCCGCAGAACGCCCAGGTCGTCGTCGCCGCCGACGCCATCGACGGTGCCAGTGCGGGTGGCGGCATCATGCTGACCATCACTGACACCGGCATCGGCATGGTCCCCGACGAGCTCGCGCAGGCCAACGAGCGCCTGTCCCGCGCGCCCACGGTGGACATCTCGGTCTCCCGCCGCATGGGCCTGTTCGTGGTCGCCCGCCTGGCCCACCGCCACGGCGTCCGCGTGCGGCTGAGCCGGAACGACGTCAGGGGCCTGACCGCGACGGTGTTCCTGCCGGAGGCGCTGCTTCAGCTGCCCGCCTACCCGACGCCGGGCCCGGCCCCGTCCTTCGACCGGCCGTTCCCCGGGTCCTGGGACGCTCAGCCGCCGCGCCAGCGCACCCCGGACCTGGCCGACTGGCCGTCGTTCGCCACCGATTCGGAGAAGGTGACGGGCGGGTCCGGCTGGTACGACACGTTCGACACGCCTGGCGCGAGGGCGCGGTTCGACCTCCTGCGAGGCGGCATCCCCACCCCTGACGCCGCTTTCCGCGGCCCGATCGTCAACGGCTCGAGCCCGGGCGGCCACGTCAGCGGCGGTTTCCCTCTCTCCAACGGCCGCGCCCTCCCTGGCGATCCGGTCTCCGGCAGCCCTTACGGTCTGGCCGCCATGCCTGGTGACCCGCTCTCCGGCCCTCTGGACGGTCCGGCCGCCGGGTCCGCCGACGACGGTTACCTGCCGATCTTCGCCGCGGTGGAGTCGGCCTGGTTCAACCGCGACAGATCCGACAGCGGCTGGGGCTCGCCCCAGGCCGACGCCGGGTGGAGCGCCGCCGAGGCCGCCGCCACCCCGGCCAACGACGGCACCACCGCCTCCGGCCTGCCCAAACGCGTGCCCAAGGCCAACCTGGTGCCCGGCAGCGCCGACACCTCCTCGGTGCCCAAGGGCGTCGCCCCCATCCCGCAGGTCTCCCCCGAGGAGG
The Nonomuraea helvata genome window above contains:
- a CDS encoding sensor histidine kinase translates to MRARLVALIVIPTVVGVVVGAQQVITSWAAAGQYQNVLDKAVLGDSIIELTHRLAHERDLAVHFIAAGRTPERVEPLREEFAPVDQAAAAVREKARAITPDHGEGAWTITQQMLSRLPEIAATRDTVLKTQLLALPALTKYSQIINAFDQFHDQIGQGGDQEALANSVRALSALSKAHDAASQQRGLLAAVATVGRFQSGELDRFMAARAQQESEVAVFRSVATLEELQTYDDTVTGTLVDRAEVIRLRALAQVTEGGRIDIDPEGDDDADRWFEAISGTVDGMWTVQRRLGESIIVQSRTLQDTARHEALLAATYSLLLLLAVLIVTAIMARSLVRPLRRLRTEALHIAGVRLPRTVRTLRETGDASTVPIVPIGVDSLDEVGEVARAFDEIHCQAVRLAGEESRLRADVNAMFVSLSRRSQTLVQRQIKLIDGLERGEQDERRLASLFTLDHLATRMRRNNENLLLLAGQAPPRRWNRPVSVADVVRACLSEVENYERVQARITTRSAVSGQAVNDIIHLLAELVENALSFSPQNAQVVVAADAIDGASAGGGIMLTITDTGIGMVPDELAQANERLSRAPTVDISVSRRMGLFVVARLAHRHGVRVRLSRNDVRGLTATVFLPEALLQLPAYPTPGPAPSFDRPFPGSWDAQPPRQRTPDLADWPSFATDSEKVTGGSGWYDTFDTPGARARFDLLRGGIPTPDAAFRGPIVNGSSPGGHVSGGFPLSNGRALPGDPVSGSPYGLAAMPGDPLSGPLDGPAAGSADDGYLPIFAAVESAWFNRDRSDSGWGSPQADAGWSAAEAAATPANDGTTASGLPKRVPKANLVPGSADTSSVPKGVAPIPQVSPEEVRDRMAGYQRGFRAARDEIGMRSIPPFTSGSTSREEGP